A stretch of the Paenibacillus dendritiformis genome encodes the following:
- a CDS encoding aldehyde dehydrogenase family protein yields the protein MSPFQISPKVEAFLQGTKKLFINGEWVESVQNNVFSSINPASGQVLAVVSEAREEDVDRAVKAARQAFDHGQWSTMSAADRSRLIYKLADLIEANKQELAELETLDNGKPLRETKAADLPLTIEHFRYYAGWATKIVGQTIPTAGNFLTYTRHEPVGVVGQIIPWNFPLLMAAWKLGAALATGCTVVLKPAEQTPLSALYLAQLTQEAGFPPGVINVIPGFGETAGAPLVRHPQVDKIAFTGSTVVGKSIMREAADTVKKVTLELGGKSPNIILPDADLSRAVRGALRGITFNQGQVCSAGSRLYVQKKLYDNVVADLASEAKRIRVGFGLDPDTEMGPLVSSEQHDIVKRYIEAGKAAGAELVAGGNVPADQGYFVEPTVFAHVDPKMTIAREEIFGPVVAAMPYDTLDDLIEQANQSDYGLAAGVWTQNLKQAHYLASKLKAGTVWVNCYNVFDAAAPFGGYKQSGLGREMGSYALDNYTEVKTVWVNLN from the coding sequence TTGTCACCGTTCCAAATCAGTCCGAAGGTTGAAGCATTTTTGCAGGGAACGAAAAAGCTGTTCATCAATGGCGAATGGGTCGAATCCGTCCAGAACAACGTCTTCTCGTCGATCAATCCGGCCTCGGGGCAAGTGCTGGCGGTCGTGTCGGAAGCGCGGGAAGAGGATGTGGATCGCGCGGTCAAGGCGGCGCGTCAGGCTTTCGATCATGGCCAATGGTCCACCATGAGCGCCGCGGATCGCAGCCGGCTCATCTATAAGCTGGCCGATCTTATCGAAGCGAACAAGCAAGAGCTGGCCGAGCTGGAGACGCTGGATAACGGCAAGCCGCTGCGGGAGACGAAGGCGGCCGATCTCCCGCTCACGATCGAGCATTTCCGTTATTATGCCGGCTGGGCCACAAAAATCGTCGGACAAACCATTCCTACGGCAGGCAACTTCCTTACCTATACGAGACATGAACCGGTCGGGGTCGTCGGCCAGATCATCCCGTGGAACTTCCCGCTGCTGATGGCGGCCTGGAAGCTTGGCGCCGCCCTCGCCACCGGCTGCACCGTCGTCCTGAAGCCGGCGGAGCAGACGCCGCTGTCGGCCCTCTACCTCGCACAGCTAACTCAGGAAGCAGGGTTCCCGCCTGGCGTCATCAACGTCATTCCGGGCTTCGGAGAGACCGCGGGCGCGCCGCTCGTCCGGCACCCGCAAGTCGACAAGATCGCCTTCACCGGCTCGACGGTGGTCGGAAAATCGATCATGCGCGAGGCCGCGGACACGGTCAAAAAAGTAACGCTCGAGCTCGGCGGCAAATCGCCGAACATCATCCTCCCGGACGCCGATCTGTCCCGGGCGGTGCGCGGCGCGCTCCGGGGCATCACCTTCAACCAGGGACAGGTGTGCTCGGCCGGTTCGCGTCTCTACGTGCAGAAGAAATTGTATGACAACGTCGTGGCCGACCTGGCATCGGAGGCGAAGCGGATTCGCGTAGGCTTCGGCCTCGATCCCGATACGGAAATGGGCCCGCTCGTCTCGTCCGAGCAGCATGACATCGTGAAGCGCTATATCGAAGCGGGGAAAGCGGCCGGCGCGGAGCTCGTTGCGGGCGGCAACGTGCCTGCCGATCAGGGCTATTTCGTCGAGCCGACGGTATTCGCGCATGTCGATCCGAAGATGACGATTGCCCGCGAAGAGATCTTCGGGCCGGTGGTGGCGGCGATGCCGTACGATACGCTCGACGACTTGATCGAACAGGCCAACCAATCCGACTACGGCTTGGCTGCGGGAGTATGGACGCAAAATCTGAAGCAAGCCCACTATCTTGCAAGCAAACTGAAAGCCGGCACGGTCTGGGTGAACTGCTATAACGTCTTCGACGCGGCCGCTCCGTTCGGCGGCTACAAGCAATCGGGCCTCGGGCGCGAAATGGGATCCTACGCGCTCGACAACTATACCGAAGTGAAGACCGTCTGGGTGAACCTCAACTAG